Proteins found in one Aethina tumida isolate Nest 87 chromosome 1, icAetTumi1.1, whole genome shotgun sequence genomic segment:
- the LOC109597294 gene encoding histone deacetylase 6 isoform X1: MSSSRNICTIPSPRNKLNLKEIIAQGRQRENKHVDVVLDDPYENYSQNVHLTRKSTALHFSLNQHECLWDKNHPETPKRYQYIEKRLKELELDKRCECKYITESSPNVESLILTKHSRETFDNLKKSCKLNVNQMEEECSKHDSIYMNEHTFNNAIIAVETVYNLAKSVSLNEFHNGMAIVRPPGHHAMQNDYNGYCFFNNVAITAENIIKEGHAGKILIVDYDVHHGQGTQRMFYNRKDILYFSIHRYENGNFWPNLAESNCSYIGEDDGLGYNINVPLNETNCSDSDYLAVILHILLPVAYEFNPDLILISGGYDSCFGDYKGEMNVTPAFYGHLISLLSGLAKGKIVVALEGGYNIDSLAEGVVMTVKSLLNDPCGPIEMKPVKSCITDTINNLKFHLRNHWNCFKHVEFFDFPKPTENTNVESSLLVVGDNEHLVSEMYTGVPDVAPFPTRGSYPFHESELCRQFRDIIKTLRQTYHKEEKSLTGYAFDTQVLLHKPQDSVNIVENPNRISRIIQELEKNELLNRMLAYTSKPVAFHELKEIHDDDYLERTLIEEQLPDTKDLYVNSDTKTSILASLGGIFSLVDALNKREISNGLALVRPPGHHAKYKLAGGFCFVNNIVAAARYAIKKHNYKRVLIIDFDVHHGDGTQELTCKQDNIMYISLHRYENGTYFPKSNEAGHTYVGIGPGKGFNVNIPFNCSKMGNSEYLLTFFNIVLPIAYSYNPDLVLVSAGYDAGLFDPLGGYSVSPETYGHLIQLLKPLSKGHMLVCLEGGYNLNTLAYSVVMTAKALLSDPLPMPKFVLPINDNAIETVRNVIQTQKEFWPVLQINKKISNVFLNQQTRDAVQLILQEFKNNGVIDKEKIKQVISDINNLQSNN, from the exons ATGTCCTCCAGTCGTAATATTTGTACAATACCAAGcccaagaaataaattaaatttgaaagaaatcaTAGCTCAAGGACGACAAAGAGAAAATAAACATGTTGATGTAGTTTTGGATGACCCATATGAAAACTATTCCCAAAATGTACATCTGACAAGAAAATCGACTGCTCtgcatttttcattaaatcagCATGAATGTCTTTGGGACAAGAATCATCCAGAGACTCCAAAAAGGTatcaatatatagaaaaacgACTTAAAGAACTTGAATTGGATAAAAGATgtgaatgtaaatatataacagAAAGTTCACCGAATGTGGAATCACTCATTTTGACAAAGCATAGTCGTGAAACATTTGACAATTTGAAGAAAtcttgtaaattaaatgtcaaCCAGATGGAAGAAGAATGTTCAAAACATGATTCCATTTACATGAATGAACACACTTTTAACAATGCAATAATTGCTGTGGAGACTGTTTATAATCTTGCCAAGTCAGTATCTTTAAACGAATTTCATAATGGTATGGCAATTGTACGACCACCTGGGCATCATGCAATGCAAAATGATTATAATGGCTActgcttttttaataatgtagcCATCACTGCTGAGAACATAATAAAAGAGGGTCATGCTGGAAAGATATTAATTGTAGACTATGATGTTCACCATGGGCAAGGCACACAAAGAATGTTTTACAATAGAAAAGA catattgtatttttcaatACATCGATatgaaaatggaaatttttgGCCAAATTTAGCTGAAAGTAACTGTTCATATATAGGCGAAGATGACGGACTAGGGTATAATATCAATGTGCctttaaatgaaacaaattgcTCTGACAGTGATTATCTGGCAGTAATACTCCACATTTTACTCCCTGTGGCATATGAA ttcaaTCCTGATTTGATCCTTATTTCTGGAGGCTATGATTCTTGTTTTGGGGACTATAAg GGAGAAATGAATGTTACCCCTGCATTTTATGGCCACTTGATTTCATTGTTGTCCGGTTTGGCTAAAGGGAAAATAGTTGTTGCTTTGGAAGGAGGCTACAATATAGACTCTTTGGCTGAGGGCGTAGTTATGACAGTAAAGAGTTTGTTAAATGATCCATGTGGCCCAATAGAAATGAAGCCTGTAAAATCTTGTATAACGGATACTATCAACAATTTAAAGTTCCATTTACGCAATCATTGGAACTGCTTTAAACATGTTGAATTTTTCGATTTTCCTAAGCCAACGGAGAATACAAACGTTGAAAGCAGCCTGTTGGTTGTTGGTGATAATGAGCATTTGGTCTCTGAAATGTACACAGGAGTTCCAGACGTTGCTCCATTTCCCACAAGAGGTTCATATCCTTTTCATGAGTCTGAATTGTGTAGACAATTTAgggatattattaaaacgttgcGACAGACATATCATAAGGAAGAAAAGTCCTTGACTGGTTACGCTTTCGATACTCAAGTACTACTGCATAAACCACAAGATTCTGTCAATATTGTGGAAAATCCAAATCGAATATCGCGTATTATACAAGAGTTAGAAAAAAACGAGTTGTTAAACAGGATGTTGGCCTATACG AGTAAACCGGTAGCATTCCATGAATTGAAAGAAATTCATGATGATGATTATCTAGAAAGAACGTTAATTGAAGAGCAGTTACCTGATACTAAagatttatatgttaattCGGATACCAAGACTAGTATATTGGCATCCTTGGGAGGTATTTTTTCTTTGGTTGATGCACTAAATAAGCGAGAAATATCAAATGGTTTGGCACTTGTACGTCCACCTGGTCATCATGCAAAATATAAACTAGCAGGaggattttgttttgttaataacattgtagCTGCAGCTCGTTATgccataaaaaaacataattacaaaag AGTgctaattattgattttgatgttCATCATGGAGATGGAACCCAAGAATTAACGTGCAAGCAagataatattatgtatataagtCTACATCGATACGAAAATGGTACCTACTTTCCAAAATCGAATGAAGCTGGTCACACTTATGTGGGAATAGGGCCCGGGAAAGGTTTCAACGTTAACATTCCATTCAATTgt tccaAAATGGGAAACTCCGAATACCTATTGACATTCTTCAATATCGTTCTTCCAATAGCTTATTCCTATAACCCAGATTTGGTTCTAGTATCAGCTGGATACGATGCTGGGTTGTTTGATCCTCTCGGAGGTTATTCTGTGAGTCCTGAAACATACGgacatttaattcaattgcTCAAGCCCTTATCTAAGGGACATATGTTAGTATGTCTGGAAGGCGGTTATAACTTAAACACTCTCGCATACTCGGTTGTGATGACAGCAAAAGCCTTGCTAAGTGATCCTTTGCCAATGCCAAAATTTGTATTGCCCATTAATGACAATGCTATTGAAACAGTAAGAAATGTAATTCAAACTCAGAAGGAGTTTTGGCCTGTGCtacaaataaacaagaaaataagCAATGTTTTCTTAAATCAACAAACAAGGGACGCTGTACAACTGATTTTGCaagaatttaagaataatGGCGTCATagacaaagaaaaaattaaacaagtgatcagtgatataaataatctcCAGTCAAATAATTGA
- the LOC109597294 gene encoding histone deacetylase 6 isoform X2 has protein sequence MSSSRNICTIPSPRNKLNLKEIIAQGRQRENKHVDVVLDDPYENYSQNVHLTRKSTALHFSLNQHECLWDKNHPETPKRYQYIEKRLKELELDKRCECKYITESSPNVESLILTKHSRETFDNLKKSCKLNVNQMEEECSKHDSIYMNEHTFNNAIIAVETVYNLAKSVSLNEFHNGMAIVRPPGHHAMQNDYNGYCFFNNVAITAENIIKEGHAGKILIVDYDVHHGQGTQRMFYNRKDILYFSIHRYENGNFWPNLAESNCSYIGEDDGLGYNINVPLNETNCSDSDYLAVILHILLPVAYEFNPDLIIISGGYDAAIGCPEGEMNVTPAFYGHLISLLSGLAKGKIVVALEGGYNIDSLAEGVVMTVKSLLNDPCGPIEMKPVKSCITDTINNLKFHLRNHWNCFKHVEFFDFPKPTENTNVESSLLVVGDNEHLVSEMYTGVPDVAPFPTRGSYPFHESELCRQFRDIIKTLRQTYHKEEKSLTGYAFDTQVLLHKPQDSVNIVENPNRISRIIQELEKNELLNRMLAYTSKPVAFHELKEIHDDDYLERTLIEEQLPDTKDLYVNSDTKTSILASLGGIFSLVDALNKREISNGLALVRPPGHHAKYKLAGGFCFVNNIVAAARYAIKKHNYKRVLIIDFDVHHGDGTQELTCKQDNIMYISLHRYENGTYFPKSNEAGHTYVGIGPGKGFNVNIPFNCSKMGNSEYLLTFFNIVLPIAYSYNPDLVLVSAGYDAGLFDPLGGYSVSPETYGHLIQLLKPLSKGHMLVCLEGGYNLNTLAYSVVMTAKALLSDPLPMPKFVLPINDNAIETVRNVIQTQKEFWPVLQINKKISNVFLNQQTRDAVQLILQEFKNNGVIDKEKIKQVISDINNLQSNN, from the exons ATGTCCTCCAGTCGTAATATTTGTACAATACCAAGcccaagaaataaattaaatttgaaagaaatcaTAGCTCAAGGACGACAAAGAGAAAATAAACATGTTGATGTAGTTTTGGATGACCCATATGAAAACTATTCCCAAAATGTACATCTGACAAGAAAATCGACTGCTCtgcatttttcattaaatcagCATGAATGTCTTTGGGACAAGAATCATCCAGAGACTCCAAAAAGGTatcaatatatagaaaaacgACTTAAAGAACTTGAATTGGATAAAAGATgtgaatgtaaatatataacagAAAGTTCACCGAATGTGGAATCACTCATTTTGACAAAGCATAGTCGTGAAACATTTGACAATTTGAAGAAAtcttgtaaattaaatgtcaaCCAGATGGAAGAAGAATGTTCAAAACATGATTCCATTTACATGAATGAACACACTTTTAACAATGCAATAATTGCTGTGGAGACTGTTTATAATCTTGCCAAGTCAGTATCTTTAAACGAATTTCATAATGGTATGGCAATTGTACGACCACCTGGGCATCATGCAATGCAAAATGATTATAATGGCTActgcttttttaataatgtagcCATCACTGCTGAGAACATAATAAAAGAGGGTCATGCTGGAAAGATATTAATTGTAGACTATGATGTTCACCATGGGCAAGGCACACAAAGAATGTTTTACAATAGAAAAGA catattgtatttttcaatACATCGATatgaaaatggaaatttttgGCCAAATTTAGCTGAAAGTAACTGTTCATATATAGGCGAAGATGACGGACTAGGGTATAATATCAATGTGCctttaaatgaaacaaattgcTCTGACAGTGATTATCTGGCAGTAATACTCCACATTTTACTCCCTGTGGCATATGAA tttaatccagatttaataataatatcaggTGGTTATGATGCTGCAATTGGATGTCCAGag GGAGAAATGAATGTTACCCCTGCATTTTATGGCCACTTGATTTCATTGTTGTCCGGTTTGGCTAAAGGGAAAATAGTTGTTGCTTTGGAAGGAGGCTACAATATAGACTCTTTGGCTGAGGGCGTAGTTATGACAGTAAAGAGTTTGTTAAATGATCCATGTGGCCCAATAGAAATGAAGCCTGTAAAATCTTGTATAACGGATACTATCAACAATTTAAAGTTCCATTTACGCAATCATTGGAACTGCTTTAAACATGTTGAATTTTTCGATTTTCCTAAGCCAACGGAGAATACAAACGTTGAAAGCAGCCTGTTGGTTGTTGGTGATAATGAGCATTTGGTCTCTGAAATGTACACAGGAGTTCCAGACGTTGCTCCATTTCCCACAAGAGGTTCATATCCTTTTCATGAGTCTGAATTGTGTAGACAATTTAgggatattattaaaacgttgcGACAGACATATCATAAGGAAGAAAAGTCCTTGACTGGTTACGCTTTCGATACTCAAGTACTACTGCATAAACCACAAGATTCTGTCAATATTGTGGAAAATCCAAATCGAATATCGCGTATTATACAAGAGTTAGAAAAAAACGAGTTGTTAAACAGGATGTTGGCCTATACG AGTAAACCGGTAGCATTCCATGAATTGAAAGAAATTCATGATGATGATTATCTAGAAAGAACGTTAATTGAAGAGCAGTTACCTGATACTAAagatttatatgttaattCGGATACCAAGACTAGTATATTGGCATCCTTGGGAGGTATTTTTTCTTTGGTTGATGCACTAAATAAGCGAGAAATATCAAATGGTTTGGCACTTGTACGTCCACCTGGTCATCATGCAAAATATAAACTAGCAGGaggattttgttttgttaataacattgtagCTGCAGCTCGTTATgccataaaaaaacataattacaaaag AGTgctaattattgattttgatgttCATCATGGAGATGGAACCCAAGAATTAACGTGCAAGCAagataatattatgtatataagtCTACATCGATACGAAAATGGTACCTACTTTCCAAAATCGAATGAAGCTGGTCACACTTATGTGGGAATAGGGCCCGGGAAAGGTTTCAACGTTAACATTCCATTCAATTgt tccaAAATGGGAAACTCCGAATACCTATTGACATTCTTCAATATCGTTCTTCCAATAGCTTATTCCTATAACCCAGATTTGGTTCTAGTATCAGCTGGATACGATGCTGGGTTGTTTGATCCTCTCGGAGGTTATTCTGTGAGTCCTGAAACATACGgacatttaattcaattgcTCAAGCCCTTATCTAAGGGACATATGTTAGTATGTCTGGAAGGCGGTTATAACTTAAACACTCTCGCATACTCGGTTGTGATGACAGCAAAAGCCTTGCTAAGTGATCCTTTGCCAATGCCAAAATTTGTATTGCCCATTAATGACAATGCTATTGAAACAGTAAGAAATGTAATTCAAACTCAGAAGGAGTTTTGGCCTGTGCtacaaataaacaagaaaataagCAATGTTTTCTTAAATCAACAAACAAGGGACGCTGTACAACTGATTTTGCaagaatttaagaataatGGCGTCATagacaaagaaaaaattaaacaagtgatcagtgatataaataatctcCAGTCAAATAATTGA
- the LOC109597294 gene encoding histone deacetylase 6 isoform X3 yields the protein MSSSRNICTIPSPRNKLNLKEIIAQGRQRENKHVDVVLDDPYENYSQNVHLTRKSTALHFSLNQHECLWDKNHPETPKRYQYIEKRLKELELDKRCECKYITESSPNVESLILTKHSRETFDNLKKSCKLNVNQMEEECSKHDSIYMNEHTFNNAIIAVETVYNLAKSVSLNEFHNGMAIVRPPGHHAMQNDYNGYCFFNNVAITAENIIKEGHAGKILIVDYDVHHGQGTQRMFYNRKDILYFSIHRYENGNFWPNLAESNCSYIGEDDGLGYNINVPLNETNCSDSDYLAVILHILLPVAYEGEMNVTPAFYGHLISLLSGLAKGKIVVALEGGYNIDSLAEGVVMTVKSLLNDPCGPIEMKPVKSCITDTINNLKFHLRNHWNCFKHVEFFDFPKPTENTNVESSLLVVGDNEHLVSEMYTGVPDVAPFPTRGSYPFHESELCRQFRDIIKTLRQTYHKEEKSLTGYAFDTQVLLHKPQDSVNIVENPNRISRIIQELEKNELLNRMLAYTSKPVAFHELKEIHDDDYLERTLIEEQLPDTKDLYVNSDTKTSILASLGGIFSLVDALNKREISNGLALVRPPGHHAKYKLAGGFCFVNNIVAAARYAIKKHNYKRVLIIDFDVHHGDGTQELTCKQDNIMYISLHRYENGTYFPKSNEAGHTYVGIGPGKGFNVNIPFNCSKMGNSEYLLTFFNIVLPIAYSYNPDLVLVSAGYDAGLFDPLGGYSVSPETYGHLIQLLKPLSKGHMLVCLEGGYNLNTLAYSVVMTAKALLSDPLPMPKFVLPINDNAIETVRNVIQTQKEFWPVLQINKKISNVFLNQQTRDAVQLILQEFKNNGVIDKEKIKQVISDINNLQSNN from the exons ATGTCCTCCAGTCGTAATATTTGTACAATACCAAGcccaagaaataaattaaatttgaaagaaatcaTAGCTCAAGGACGACAAAGAGAAAATAAACATGTTGATGTAGTTTTGGATGACCCATATGAAAACTATTCCCAAAATGTACATCTGACAAGAAAATCGACTGCTCtgcatttttcattaaatcagCATGAATGTCTTTGGGACAAGAATCATCCAGAGACTCCAAAAAGGTatcaatatatagaaaaacgACTTAAAGAACTTGAATTGGATAAAAGATgtgaatgtaaatatataacagAAAGTTCACCGAATGTGGAATCACTCATTTTGACAAAGCATAGTCGTGAAACATTTGACAATTTGAAGAAAtcttgtaaattaaatgtcaaCCAGATGGAAGAAGAATGTTCAAAACATGATTCCATTTACATGAATGAACACACTTTTAACAATGCAATAATTGCTGTGGAGACTGTTTATAATCTTGCCAAGTCAGTATCTTTAAACGAATTTCATAATGGTATGGCAATTGTACGACCACCTGGGCATCATGCAATGCAAAATGATTATAATGGCTActgcttttttaataatgtagcCATCACTGCTGAGAACATAATAAAAGAGGGTCATGCTGGAAAGATATTAATTGTAGACTATGATGTTCACCATGGGCAAGGCACACAAAGAATGTTTTACAATAGAAAAGA catattgtatttttcaatACATCGATatgaaaatggaaatttttgGCCAAATTTAGCTGAAAGTAACTGTTCATATATAGGCGAAGATGACGGACTAGGGTATAATATCAATGTGCctttaaatgaaacaaattgcTCTGACAGTGATTATCTGGCAGTAATACTCCACATTTTACTCCCTGTGGCATATGAA GGAGAAATGAATGTTACCCCTGCATTTTATGGCCACTTGATTTCATTGTTGTCCGGTTTGGCTAAAGGGAAAATAGTTGTTGCTTTGGAAGGAGGCTACAATATAGACTCTTTGGCTGAGGGCGTAGTTATGACAGTAAAGAGTTTGTTAAATGATCCATGTGGCCCAATAGAAATGAAGCCTGTAAAATCTTGTATAACGGATACTATCAACAATTTAAAGTTCCATTTACGCAATCATTGGAACTGCTTTAAACATGTTGAATTTTTCGATTTTCCTAAGCCAACGGAGAATACAAACGTTGAAAGCAGCCTGTTGGTTGTTGGTGATAATGAGCATTTGGTCTCTGAAATGTACACAGGAGTTCCAGACGTTGCTCCATTTCCCACAAGAGGTTCATATCCTTTTCATGAGTCTGAATTGTGTAGACAATTTAgggatattattaaaacgttgcGACAGACATATCATAAGGAAGAAAAGTCCTTGACTGGTTACGCTTTCGATACTCAAGTACTACTGCATAAACCACAAGATTCTGTCAATATTGTGGAAAATCCAAATCGAATATCGCGTATTATACAAGAGTTAGAAAAAAACGAGTTGTTAAACAGGATGTTGGCCTATACG AGTAAACCGGTAGCATTCCATGAATTGAAAGAAATTCATGATGATGATTATCTAGAAAGAACGTTAATTGAAGAGCAGTTACCTGATACTAAagatttatatgttaattCGGATACCAAGACTAGTATATTGGCATCCTTGGGAGGTATTTTTTCTTTGGTTGATGCACTAAATAAGCGAGAAATATCAAATGGTTTGGCACTTGTACGTCCACCTGGTCATCATGCAAAATATAAACTAGCAGGaggattttgttttgttaataacattgtagCTGCAGCTCGTTATgccataaaaaaacataattacaaaag AGTgctaattattgattttgatgttCATCATGGAGATGGAACCCAAGAATTAACGTGCAAGCAagataatattatgtatataagtCTACATCGATACGAAAATGGTACCTACTTTCCAAAATCGAATGAAGCTGGTCACACTTATGTGGGAATAGGGCCCGGGAAAGGTTTCAACGTTAACATTCCATTCAATTgt tccaAAATGGGAAACTCCGAATACCTATTGACATTCTTCAATATCGTTCTTCCAATAGCTTATTCCTATAACCCAGATTTGGTTCTAGTATCAGCTGGATACGATGCTGGGTTGTTTGATCCTCTCGGAGGTTATTCTGTGAGTCCTGAAACATACGgacatttaattcaattgcTCAAGCCCTTATCTAAGGGACATATGTTAGTATGTCTGGAAGGCGGTTATAACTTAAACACTCTCGCATACTCGGTTGTGATGACAGCAAAAGCCTTGCTAAGTGATCCTTTGCCAATGCCAAAATTTGTATTGCCCATTAATGACAATGCTATTGAAACAGTAAGAAATGTAATTCAAACTCAGAAGGAGTTTTGGCCTGTGCtacaaataaacaagaaaataagCAATGTTTTCTTAAATCAACAAACAAGGGACGCTGTACAACTGATTTTGCaagaatttaagaataatGGCGTCATagacaaagaaaaaattaaacaagtgatcagtgatataaataatctcCAGTCAAATAATTGA